A portion of the bacterium genome contains these proteins:
- the tsaE gene encoding tRNA (adenosine(37)-N6)-threonylcarbamoyltransferase complex ATPase subunit type 1 TsaE — protein sequence MTDHIVELTTNGPEETEALGRALGRAARGGELLGMTGELGAGKTCLVRGLAAGLGADPELVHSPTFTTVTEYRGGRHVLQHVDCYRMEGALADATFLREVLWGDGIAAVEWIERLGPDVAGDALLLTLGYGGGDVRTIRCEARGARHARWLADSLRDR from the coding sequence ATGACTGACCACATCGTCGAGCTCACCACGAACGGTCCCGAGGAGACCGAAGCCCTCGGCCGCGCCCTCGGCCGCGCCGCCCGCGGCGGCGAGCTGCTCGGCATGACGGGCGAGCTCGGCGCCGGCAAGACCTGCCTCGTGCGCGGCCTCGCGGCCGGCCTCGGCGCCGACCCGGAGCTGGTCCACAGCCCCACGTTCACGACCGTCACCGAGTACCGCGGCGGGCGCCACGTGCTCCAGCACGTCGACTGCTACCGGATGGAGGGCGCCCTCGCAGATGCCACGTTCCTCCGCGAGGTGCTCTGGGGCGACGGCATCGCCGCGGTCGAGTGGATCGAGCGCCTCGGCCCCGACGTCGCCGGCGACGCGCTGCTGCTGACCCTCGGCTACGGCGGCGGCGACGTGCGCACGATTCGCTGCGAAGCCCGGGGCGCGCGCCATGCCCGTTGGCTCGCAGACTCGCTCCGGGACCGGTAA
- a CDS encoding NAD(P)H-hydrate dehydratase, with protein MTLVTAAEMRALDRFAIEHGTPGRVLMERAGAGAARALRARFGRVRGPVVIVCGKGNNGGDGFVVARHLKAAKRPVDVWLAGRREDLRGDAAWAAGRWRGPVQHLAGDGDVARLAVRLARAGVVVDALLGTGLDKPVTGTFARVIEAINASGRPVLAIDLPSGMHADTGAPLGVAVQATATVTFAFAKIGQVTYPGLARCGPLDVVDIGIPDAALAAVAPRARLLDDAGVGALLAPRRPDSHKGTYGHVLVVAGSRGKGGAAVLCSHAAGRTGAGLTTLALPAALQPQLEARVPEIMTADLPDGPDGTASAGDGGAIDRLLAGRAAVVCGPGLGQNPGVKALVARVLQGTTAPLVLDADGLNAVDAALLRRRSAPTIVTPHPGEMSRLVGLPTAEVQADRPGVARRFAADTGVVVVLKGARTLIAAPDGTLAVCPTGNPGMATGGMGDVLAGVTGGLLAQGLAPLDAACLAVYLHGAAADAVAARRGQVGLLAGDLLDELPPTLARLQQAARHD; from the coding sequence GTGACGCTGGTCACGGCGGCCGAGATGCGCGCGCTCGATCGCTTCGCGATCGAGCACGGCACGCCGGGACGGGTCCTCATGGAGCGGGCCGGCGCCGGCGCGGCGCGCGCGCTGCGGGCCCGCTTCGGCCGCGTGCGCGGGCCGGTGGTGATCGTCTGCGGCAAGGGCAACAACGGCGGCGACGGCTTCGTCGTCGCGCGCCACCTGAAGGCGGCGAAGCGGCCCGTCGATGTGTGGTTGGCGGGCCGCCGCGAGGACCTGCGCGGGGACGCGGCCTGGGCCGCCGGACGCTGGCGCGGGCCGGTGCAGCACCTCGCCGGCGACGGCGACGTCGCCCGGCTCGCGGTGCGCCTGGCGCGGGCCGGCGTGGTGGTCGACGCGCTCCTCGGAACCGGGCTCGACAAGCCGGTGACGGGGACCTTCGCCCGCGTCATCGAGGCCATCAACGCGAGCGGCCGCCCGGTGCTCGCGATCGACCTGCCCTCGGGGATGCACGCCGACACCGGGGCGCCGCTCGGGGTCGCGGTGCAGGCGACGGCCACGGTCACGTTCGCGTTCGCGAAGATCGGGCAGGTGACGTACCCGGGGCTCGCACGCTGCGGCCCGCTCGACGTGGTCGACATCGGCATTCCCGACGCCGCCCTCGCCGCGGTCGCCCCGCGTGCCCGTCTGCTCGACGACGCCGGCGTCGGCGCCCTCCTCGCGCCGCGGCGCCCGGACAGCCACAAGGGGACCTACGGCCACGTGCTCGTCGTCGCCGGCTCGCGCGGCAAGGGCGGGGCGGCGGTGCTGTGCTCCCATGCCGCCGGGCGCACGGGCGCCGGACTGACGACCCTGGCGCTGCCGGCGGCGCTCCAGCCGCAGCTCGAAGCCCGGGTCCCCGAGATCATGACCGCGGACCTGCCCGACGGGCCGGACGGCACCGCATCGGCAGGCGACGGCGGCGCCATCGACCGGCTGCTCGCCGGCCGCGCCGCGGTGGTCTGCGGGCCGGGGCTCGGGCAGAACCCGGGGGTGAAGGCGCTCGTGGCGCGCGTCCTCCAGGGCACGACCGCGCCCCTGGTGCTCGACGCCGACGGCCTCAACGCCGTCGACGCGGCGCTGCTGCGCCGCCGGAGCGCGCCGACGATCGTCACCCCGCACCCCGGCGAGATGTCGCGTCTCGTCGGCCTGCCCACGGCCGAGGTGCAGGCCGACCGTCCGGGGGTAGCGCGGCGGTTCGCGGCCGACACGGGCGTGGTCGTCGTGCTGAAGGGCGCGCGCACGCTGATCGCCGCTCCCGACGGCACGCTCGCCGTCTGTCCGACCGGCAACCCCGGCATGGCGACGGGCGGCATGGGCGACGTCCTCGCGGGGGTCACGGGCGGGCTCCTCGCCCAGGGCCTCGCGCCGCTCGACGCGGCCTGTCTGGCGGTGTACCTGCACGGCGCGGCGGCGGACGCGGTCGCGGCGCGTCGGGGACAGGTCGGCCTCCTGGCCGGGGACCTGCTCGACGAGCTGCCTCCCACGCTGGCGCGCCTGCAGCAGGCCGCCCGTCATGACTGA
- a CDS encoding phosphoglucosamine mutase, translating to MGERRLFGTDGVRGIANVEPMTSETALRLGRALAYVSKRSSHRHKILIGKDTRLSGYMLETAMASGICSMGVDVLLVGPLPTPGIAFLTRSLRADAGVVISASHNPFQDNGIKFFSSQGFKLPDDVEEEIERLVGSDSIDALRPTATEIGKAFRIDDATGRYNVFVKNVFPRQRTLEGLAVAVDCGNGAAYRIAPEVLAELGARVVPLGVEPDGENINRDGGALHPGALQAAVRAHGCQAGIALDGDADRCILVDEQGDVVDGDAVMALLATHLKARGELRHDTLVATVMSNLGLHVAMRERQIRVVTTAVGDRYVVEEMLKSGYNLGGEQSGHVVCLDHNTTGDGLVTALTVLALMLETGKPLSELRRIMERFPQVLINLKVRSKPDVATLPAVATAIAQAERELGDRGRVLVRYSGTESLLRVMIEGEREPAIQRMAEGIAEAARAAIGA from the coding sequence ATGGGAGAGCGACGGTTGTTCGGAACGGACGGCGTGCGGGGCATCGCCAACGTCGAGCCCATGACCTCCGAGACCGCCCTGCGGCTGGGGCGGGCGCTGGCCTACGTCAGCAAGCGCTCGTCCCACCGCCACAAGATCCTGATCGGCAAGGACACGCGCCTCTCGGGCTACATGCTGGAGACGGCGATGGCGTCGGGCATCTGCTCGATGGGCGTCGACGTGCTCCTCGTCGGCCCGCTGCCGACGCCCGGGATCGCGTTCCTCACCCGCTCGCTGCGCGCCGACGCCGGCGTGGTGATCTCCGCGTCCCACAACCCCTTCCAGGACAACGGCATCAAGTTCTTCTCCTCGCAGGGGTTCAAGCTGCCCGACGACGTCGAGGAGGAGATCGAGCGGCTCGTCGGGTCCGACTCGATCGACGCGCTCCGGCCCACGGCGACCGAGATCGGCAAGGCGTTCCGCATCGACGACGCGACCGGCCGCTACAACGTCTTCGTGAAGAACGTCTTCCCGCGCCAGCGGACGCTCGAGGGCCTCGCCGTCGCCGTCGACTGCGGCAACGGCGCGGCCTACCGCATCGCCCCCGAGGTGCTGGCCGAGCTCGGGGCGCGCGTGGTACCGCTCGGCGTCGAGCCCGACGGGGAGAACATCAACCGCGACGGCGGCGCGCTCCACCCGGGCGCGCTCCAGGCGGCGGTGCGCGCGCACGGCTGCCAGGCCGGCATCGCCCTCGACGGCGACGCCGACCGCTGCATCCTCGTCGACGAGCAGGGCGACGTGGTCGACGGCGACGCGGTGATGGCGCTCCTGGCGACCCACCTGAAGGCGCGCGGCGAGCTGCGCCACGACACGCTGGTCGCGACGGTCATGAGCAACCTCGGGCTCCACGTCGCGATGCGCGAGCGGCAGATCCGCGTCGTGACGACCGCCGTGGGCGACCGCTACGTCGTCGAGGAGATGCTGAAGAGCGGCTACAATCTCGGCGGCGAGCAGTCGGGCCACGTCGTCTGCCTCGACCACAACACCACCGGCGACGGCCTGGTCACGGCGCTGACGGTCCTGGCGCTCATGCTCGAGACCGGCAAGCCGCTCTCCGAGCTGCGCCGGATCATGGAGCGCTTCCCGCAGGTGCTGATCAACCTGAAGGTGCGCAGCAAGCCCGACGTGGCGACGCTGCCGGCGGTGGCGACGGCCATCGCACAGGCGGAGCGCGAGCTCGGCGACCGCGGCCGCGTGCTGGTGCGCTACTCGGGCACCGAGTCGCTGCTGCGCGTGATGATCGAGGGCGAGCGCGAGCCGGCGATCCAGCGCATGGCCGAAGGCATCGCCGAGGCGGCGCGGGCGGCCATCGGCGCGTGA